The following proteins come from a genomic window of Lolium rigidum isolate FL_2022 chromosome 5, APGP_CSIRO_Lrig_0.1, whole genome shotgun sequence:
- the LOC124654036 gene encoding tuliposide A-converting enzyme 1, chloroplastic-like, which translates to MDADAADTVAFDAPGYFRFYKSGKIERLNPSPILPAGVDESTGVTSKDVILDADTGLTVRLYLPNLQEKPSAKLPVLVYFHGGSFLIGSAKDTTYHTYVNALAAAAGVLAVSVDYRLAPEHPLPAAYDDSWAALRWAASAQDGWIAEHGDLSRLFLAGDSAGANIVHDMLMRAADCEGPRVEGAILLHPWFCGSTPIEREPPAVTMVTGMLWSYACPGAAGGADDPRMNPLAPGAPALEKLGCVRMLVTAGLEDGLAARNRAYHDAVAGSSWSGNAAWHGSDGEGHVFFLQKPGCGNANQLMDRIVAFIAGA; encoded by the coding sequence ATGGACGCCGACGCCGCGGACACGGTGGCGTTCGATGCCCCAGGGTACTTCCGCTTCTACAAGAGCGGCAAGATCGAGCGGCTCAACCCGTCACCCATCCTGCCCGCCGGCGTCGACGAGTCAACCGGCGTCACCTCCAAGGACGTCATcctcgacgccgacaccggcctcACCGTGCGACTCTACCTCCCCAACCTCCAAGAAAAGCCCTCCGCAAAGCTCCCGGTCCTCGTCTACTTCCACGGCGGCTCCTTCCTCATCGGCTCGGCCAAGGACACCACGTACCACACCTACGTGAACGCCCTCGCCGCGGCGGCCGGTGTCCTCGCGGTGTCCGTGGACTACCGCCTCGCCCCGGAGCACCCGCTCCCCGCGGCGTACGACGACTCGTGGGCGGCGCTCCGGTGGGCGGCGTCGGCGCAGGACGGCTGGATCGCCGAGCACGGGGACCTGTCCCGCCTCTTCCTCGCCGGCGACAGCGCCGGCGCCAACATCGTGCACGACATGCTCATGAGGGCGGCGGACTGCGAGGGCCCGAGAGTGGAGGGCGCGATACTGCTGCACCCGTGGTTCTGCGGGAGCACGCCGATCGAGCGGGAACCTCCGGCGGTGACGATGGTCACGGGGATGCTCTGGTCCTACGCGTGCCCGGGCGCGGCGGGCGGCGCCGACGACCCAAGGATGAACCCGCTGGCGCCGGGAGCGCCGGCGCTGGAGAAGCTCGGGTGCGTGAGGATGCTCGTGACCGCGGGGCTGGAGGACGGGCTCGCCGCGCGGAACCGCGCGTACCACGACGCCGTGGCCGGCAGCTCGTGGAGCGGCAACGCGGCTTGGCACGGGTCCGACGGGGAGGGTCACGTCTTCTTCCTCCAGAAGCCCGGGTGCGGGAACGCCAATCAGCTCATGGACCGCATCGTCGCCTTCATAGCCGGTGCCTGA